From the Leptolyngbyaceae cyanobacterium genome, the window GGAAGCTTGCGTTAAGATATTCCGAAAATTGTTAACTGTTAAAAAATCTGGTGAAATGGCAATGATTATAATTAATAATATTATTAAGACTAGATAAATAACGTTATTGGCTAGCCATTCTCCAATCAATTCATTTTTCCAAATTGATTTTACTTTTCTCATAGCTAGATTTCCTTTGTTATAAATATAATGCTGATAAACGCATAATTTCTTCTTGAGTGGCTGTCTTCGTTTCCACTATACCTGCCACCCTGCCGTTACTCATCACTAAAATTCTATTGGTTACACCTAATAATTCTGGCATCTCAGAAGATACCATAATAATTCCTTTTCCTTCCTTTGCTAACTCATTGATTAACTGATAAATCTCATACTTAGCGCCAACATCAATACCTCTTGTCGGTTCATCTAACATTAATATTTCTGGTTTAGTTAGTAACCAACGTCCAATAATTACTTTCTGCTGGTTTCCCCCAGATAAGGTACCAACTAGCTTTTTTTGCGATGAAGTTTTGACTCTCATAGCATCAATTACCCACTGAGTATGTTTGTTCATTTTTGGTTCTGATAACAAACCAAATCTACTGTTATATTTATCAACGTTGGCAATTGTTGAATTAAAATTAACAGTCAGTTTCTCGAAAATGCCAGTGGCGCGTCTTTCCTCTGTTACGAAGGCAAAACCATTTTTCATTGCTTGGTGAGGAGTCGGGTTATTAATTTCTCTTCCGTGTAAGATAATTGTTCCCGATCGCAATTTTCTAATCCCAAATAATCCCTCCAGGATATCGGTTCTTTTTGCACCTACAAGTCCTGCGATTCCCAGGATTTCGCCTTCCCTTAATTCAAAGCTGACATGATTAATGGAAGGCTGCATTTCAGCAGTTAAATCTTTTACTTCTAGAATAATCTTACCGGGTTGATTTATTCGATCGGGGAACCGATGAAATAAATCCCTACCAACCATCATATTGATTATAATATCATTGGTTAAATCTTTAGCTTTCTTAGTAGCAATCCATTGACCATCTCTCATAATAGTTACGTCATCAGAAATTCTGAGTATTTCATCAATTTTATGAGAAATATAAATAATGCCAACATTTCTTTGCTTTAATTTACTGATGATTTTAAATAAATGCTCGACTTCTTTTTCTGTTAAAGATGATGTCGGTTCAT encodes:
- the mglA gene encoding galactose/methyl galactoside ABC transporter ATP-binding protein MglA — protein: MENQARENVKPEYALEMIDISKQFPGVKALSGVSLKVRPGTVHALMGENGAGKSTLMKCLFGIYHIDEGEIYLYGNKVHLQNSKQALDYGISMVHQELNQVKELTVMDNIWLGRYPHKGIFIDENKIYKDTKAIFAELDINLNPKQKVKYLTVSQMQMVEIAKAVSYNSKIIVMDEPTSSLTEKEVEHLFKIISKLKQRNVGIIYISHKIDEILRISDDVTIMRDGQWIATKKAKDLTNDIIINMMVGRDLFHRFPDRINQPGKIILEVKDLTAEMQPSINHVSFELREGEILGIAGLVGAKRTDILEGLFGIRKLRSGTIILHGREINNPTPHQAMKNGFAFVTEERRATGIFEKLTVNFNSTIANVDKYNSRFGLLSEPKMNKHTQWVIDAMRVKTSSQKKLVGTLSGGNQQKVIIGRWLLTKPEILMLDEPTRGIDVGAKYEIYQLINELAKEGKGIIMVSSEMPELLGVTNRILVMSNGRVAGIVETKTATQEEIMRLSALYL